From the genome of Leptotrichia sp. oral taxon 847:
ATGACGAATAAAATTGGAACTGAAGCTAGTACAAGATATAAATCAATGATTGAAAGGATAAAAAGCCCTCCAAACAGTCCTGTGACAATCGCAAGAAAAGGATTTAATAATCCAATGATTGAAACTGGGCATTTTAAGAGCAATATTGCGGCTAAAATTAACGGGGGGAGAATTGTTGGCAGGGGTGGTGGATAATGGATAGGAAAACAAAATCAGCTATTAAAAAAACTTTGAAAGTTATAGAAAAACTGTCAGATGACGTGATTGTGTATTCAGAAAATTCTGAGATCGAATTCGACGAAATGGGCAATCCTATTCAAAACAAAATAGAAAAGACGGTAAAAATGGCTATACTGACACCTAAACATAATTCATCATTTCCACAAAGTATGGACGGGAGTTTTTTATCGAATAAAAAAGAGGGATATTATATTTTGAATGATAATCAGGATTTTAAAGTATCGGAAGGTATAAAAATAAAGCATAAAGATGTGATTTACAGGGTTGTGAATATCGAGGAAAATTATGGGGAATTTTTGAGAATGGAGCTGAACATAGATGACAAGCGAAATTAGAAAAGAAGTTGTGAATGATATTAAGGAATTTTGTAAAAAATTTGGCATAAATCAAGTTATTAACGAGGAAAAACGTGATGAGATTTCAGCTGAACAATATGAAAAACTTAAATTTCCGCTTGTTTTCTATAATTTGTATATTGAAGATGCAAGAAGCCCTATTCCTTTTGGAAACGATAAATATTGTTATGATGAGGAAATACAGGCACTTTTGACTTTGGAATCACGAGAGAAGCATAATGATTTTGATATGCTTTACATGTTTTTGGCAAATACAGACGCAACAAATGATTACTTTGATGACAGAAAACATCAAAGGAAGATACGGAAAGTATACAAGATACAGGAAACGCCTTTTAATTTTATGGGCAGAAAATATTATAAACAAGTTCTGCAATTTAGCTATTTTGCAGAGCATTATATAAATAAAGATTTTAAGGAGGAATAATGAAAATATTTATAAGCCAACCAATGAGAAATAAGAGCCACGCTAACATAGAGCAGGAAAGAGAAAAGATAGTTAGCCGTTTGAAAGAAGAATATGGGGAAATAGAGATTATAGACTCAGTTTTTCCGATGATACCAGGCAAAAGAAATAGTTCCTTGCGATACTTAGCGAAGTCGCTGGAATTAATGTGCAATGCAGATATAGTAGTTTTTGCACAAGGCTATGAATATGCTAGAGGGTGTAAAATTGAATATGAATGTGCTGTTAAGTATGGATTGGCGGTAAAAATTTTATAAAAAATTCACTTTCTAAGATTTACAGGTGCAAAGGAGCAAACAAAAAAACATTGACGCACAGTATAAAATAAATACGAATAATAGATTAAAGATAAAAAAGGAATTGTTAAGACAAATAAGTTTATACAAAAAAATTAAGGAGGAATAATGGCAATACAGAGAAATGATTTAAATACTTTGAATAATGTACAAATTAAGTCAGAAAATAACAGAGCATTTTATGCTGATGTTAGAAGTTTGATGTTTTTTACAAAAGATTTTGCAATATCGCCAACATTTATTACAGAACCTGGCGATTTATTGGAATTAAACATCAGCGGATTAAATGAAAATCATAATTTTTATAAATTAATAGCTAGTGCATATTCGCAAGCGTATACACCGTTAAATGTAGTTGTTTACGGAAATAATACGGCAGCAACATTTACAGAGCTTATGAATACATACATAGACCACGAGAATGCTTTTGAAGTCACTAACTGGATTACTAATATGGATATTGTTTCTGAGAAAACATATATTAACGGTATAGTATCTTATGCAAAAACTGATAAGGATAAACAATTTTTTATAGCTGTTGATTATGAAAAAGTAGGAAGTGCAGCTGAAGCTGTAAAATTGCAAACAGAAAATAACGTGAATAACGTTGCGTTTGTAATCGAAGGAGCTAAAAATTTAGCTAAAGGAAATTGGCTTACAGGGGCCTTGGCTGGTGGAACAATAGGATATAAAGATTTAGGAAGTTATATTGTCCATTCGACTCAAATAACTGGTTTTGTCCAAGAAAATTTTACAAAAACTGAGCAAAAATCTTTTTGGGACGCTGGATTAAATTACTTATCTAAACCAACTCAAGGTTATTTTCATATTGTAAATGGACTTAATTCTGATAATAAAACATTTATCGAATTGAAATTAATTGAAATTTGGTTGAGAGATGGTTGAGAGATGGTTTAAAAAAAGATTTAACAATATTCCAGGTAAGAAAAGACAAAATACCTTTGAATGATATTGGTAGATTAATGATTGAATCAATCATAAGAGAACGTTGCAGACAAGGAGCGAATGCTGGGATGTTTATGGTTGATAGTAATGGAAGTTATTTCGGGACAATAACTCAAAAGGATAAAAATGGTAATGAGTTTAGTATAAAATTAGGGCATTTGACAGTTGATGAACTAACACAAGAATCGATTAGAGAAGGTAAGTTTAAATTTGATTTAAGAGTGACTTATTTAAACGGTGCAAGAAATGTGGCATTAACAGGAACAATTACAACAGACGGAGAAATTGTATTCGATAAATAAAGGGGGTAAATATAAATGTCAACAAAACAATATAATGTGGATAACGTCAAAATTGTATTAACTGCTGCAGGTATTCCTTATGCAATTACTTGCAGACATGAAGATGGTTTTGAGGATGATCCAAACACAGAAAGCTCGAGCTCAACAATTGCGAGTTGTGGGCAAAAGGTTGTTAACGTATCAGTCGACGAGAGTGTATCTATCACATTAAGTCTGCTATACGGAAGTAGCGAGCACAGAACAATGGAAAGATTGCATAAATTGTGGAAAGGAAACAAAGGGTTATTTCCAATGTTTATGGTAATAACTGATACAAATACAAATGAAACTTATATATATAATGGTGTTTCATTTAAGAAAAAAGCTGCATTAAAATATGCAAACGAAAGTGGAACTGAAGCTAGAGCGTGGGAGTTTGAAGCGGAAAGCAGAGAACTTGTAATTTAATTGGAGAAAAAAGACAACTAATATGAAAAATATAATAGTTGTCTTTTATACAAAATATAAGGAGAAAAAAATGGATTTAGAGAGAAAATACACTGAAGCAGAAAAAGAAGCTATCAATATGTCAAGAGAAATGGCAGGACTAGGACCGTTGGAGCAAGAAGAAAAAAATGAAACAATAGGAGCAGCGGAGGTAAAAACTGTTGAGCCCCAAATAGTTGCTGAAACGGCCGAAGAAATAAAAGAAAGAAGAAATAAAAATGAGAGAAGGAGAATAAAACAGCAAGGAGGATTAAGACCAAAACAGATATTTAAATACACTTTGATTAGCTGGGATGGGAAACCGAAAGATGTGGGTTGCACATATCCGACTACAAGACAAGCGTCGAAATATTCAAAAATGGATTTTGATCCTGTTACTGGGAAAGGAGTACTTAATTTTGGTGATATAGTCGATTGTTTTTATAATGATGACCTGTTGCCACGGTTTGACTTTGAGGACTTTCCATCAAGTGAAATTATTGGATTAGGTGTGTTTTTATCGGAAGTGGTAAGAAATCCCTTCCTTAAATAAGAATCCAGCATTTTTTCATGAAGGGAAAATATATTTTAATAAAGATGAAATGCTAAAAGATATAACTGAAATTGAAAATTTAGCATTTCAGTTAGAAATAAATGAGAATTTTAAAAGTTTTAATTCTTTTGTTTTTTTAAAAAGATATAACGAAAATAAAATCTCTGAAAAAGAGTTCGAAACTTTTTTGAAAATGTGCTTTTATGATACAGAAATTCAAAAAGCAAAAGAAAGAGAACGGAAAAAGATTAAGAAAGGAAGATAAATGGCTAGTGGAGTAGGAGTTACTTATGAGTTAGAGTTTGTTATTAAAGATAAAAACGCAAAGCAATGGATACAATCAATGCAAAAAGAAGCTGAAAAACTAGCTAAAACATTAGACAAAGTTAGTTTAAATAATTTTAATAAGCAAATACAGAATATGCAAAAGCATTTGCAAGCACAAGGGGATAAACTTAAATCTCAAATGAAAACGGCTCAAGAAATGATGAAAACGCTTGGAACTGGTAAAACTGTAAAAAGTGGGTTGGATAATGTAAAAAAAGAAACACAAGAGGCTAAAAAGAAAATGGATGATTTGAATAAAGCTAAAGAAGCAGTTGGAAAGTCGGTTAAGAATCCTCTTGGAAACGTGGCTAAAGGTGCTGACAGTGCAATGAAAAAAGTTAAAGGGCTTTTAAATAAAGTTCGTGATGGAGCATTGTATAAGGCAGGAAGTTTTATTACACAAGCTGGAATGGAAGCGTTGCAGGAATATGGACAAACTGATTATGAATTACGTGGCGCTTCTGCCAAAACAGGTGGATATGGTGTTGATTTAAAAGAGTATAGGCGACTAACTAAAAAAGTTGGAGGAGATACAAAATTTAATAACTTAGATGTTGCACAAGCTATTAATTCAGGAGCAACTTTAGGAATTAAAAAAGACGAAATGAAACAAATAATTCCAGCAGCTGCAAATTTAGCGCAAGCGTTCAATTCAGACATAACACCAGCTCTTGAAATGGTTAAAATGCACATGAACTCTTATCAGTTATCTGCGAAAGAGGTCCAAAAAGTTACTGATATGATAGCTGTTACATCAAAAAATACAGCGGCTGATTTGCCAAGATTGGCTGAAGGATTTAAATACGTCGGAGCGTCCGGAAAAGCGTTAGGAGTACCACTTGAAACTGTTTATGCTATGTTAGGTAAAATGAATGATAACGGATTAACAGGGTCAACAGCAGGTACTGGATTAAATCAAATGTTTGAAAGTTTGAAAGATTTAAAAAAACGTGGAAAACTTGAAGATTTAATTGGTAAGGTTACAGATGAAAAAGGTAATTTACAAGATATGGTTTCGATTGTTGAAAGATTAAAAGGTGTAACTGACAAAATGGGTAACGCGGATAAAGCTGGAGTATTAAAAGCTATATTCGGAGTACAAGGAGGTAGAGCCGCCAATACGCTATTGAATGGAAGTATAGAAGACTTGAAAAAGCTTCAAAATGAAATAAAAAATAGTAGTGGGGTAGCTAAGCAATTGAGTGACTTTATGATGCAAGGAAGTGCAGGAGCGGTTGAAACTTTAATGGGAACAATGTCAAGTACGTTTGCAGCGGTATTTGACTCATTAGAGCCTTTATTAGTTCCTGTTGCAGGGTTATTCATGGGAATAGCTGAAGCAATTGGACAGGTAGCAGAAAAAGCGCCTTGGCTATTGCAATTAGTTTCTATTTTGGGAGCTTTAGTAATTGGAGAAATGGTATTTAATAAAATGAAATCAAGCATTGGGCCTTTCATTTCTGGGATAAAAGAAGCTATTGCAAGTGTTAGCTTATTAAAAATAGTTCTTTACGGACTATTGGCGATTGGTTTAGTAGTTATATTTAATATGTTTAAGCAATGGCAAGATTATTTGCAACAAAATGCTGACGTAAACAAAGTGTGGACGGCTACATTACAAAGTTTAGGGAGTGCATTAGGAGCAATCAGCGACTTGATAATGGCTGTTGTAGGTGCGTTATTTGGATTTAGTACAAAATCAAAAGATGCAAAGGATAAAACGCAAATTTGGGGAATGACAGCTGATGAAGTTAAGCAAAAATTGGAATCTTTCAAAGAAAAAGTTGATGCATTTGCTCAAAAAGTGCAAGAGATGACTAAATGGGTAGAGCAAAATAAAGAAACAGTGAGACTTTGGGGAACTGTATTTTTAGGATTAGCAGCTGGAATTGGAATTTTATGGGCTTTAGTTGCAGCGCAATCAGCCTTTAATGCAGTAGCTGCCTTAAATCCATATGTTTTAATTGCAACAGCTATAATTGCAGCAATAATGGCAATAGTAGCTGTGATAATGTATTTGTGGAACACAAACGAAGGATTCAGAAATGCAATAATAACAGCTTGGAATGCAATTGCTCAATGCTGGTCTTTTGTAAGTTCTGTATTTTCAGGAATGGTAGGTGGCATTATTAATTGGATGACACAATTGTGGGCACAAAGCGAAGTGTTTAGGGAACTTATAACTACCACTTGGAACCTTATTGCAGCGATTTTTCAATTGGTCGGAGCTATAATTAGCGGAATTGTTATGGCAATTATTAATGCTGTATCGAGTTTTATTGGAGCGATAATAAATGCTTATAATACAAATTCAACTTTTCATGCAGTTGTGTCAGCTGCTTGGAGTGCAATAGGGGCGTTAATTCCTGCTGTAATTGGAATGATAGTTGGAGGTCCAGTTGGAATGTTTATAGGCGCATTAGTAAGTTTATACGCTCATAATCAAACTGCGAGAAATTTAATAAATGCAGCCTGGAACGCAATTAAATCAGCTGTATCATCAGCAATATCAGCAATAATAAGTAGGATTCAATCCGCTATATCTGCTGTGCAAGGGTTAATAAATGCTTTTCAATCGGCTAGTAAATTAGATTGGGACGGAATAAAAGCTGGTGGAGCACAATTTGTAGGAGGAATCAAAGGGATTGTTACAGGTAAACACGCGGTAGGAACTAATAATTTTCAAGCACAAGGTGGCGGAGGAATGACTACTATCGACGAGCACGGAGATGAAGCTATTTGGTTACCTAATGGTTCTATGATTGCGAGAAATACAACAACTAATGATATACTGAACAATTTAAAATCTATTAAAGCTAATACTCGTGGTGGGTTGAAAGAAAGTGGGACAGTCGTTACAAATAATAATCATTTTGTATTTAATGTTAGTGGAAATGATGAAACACTAAATGAATTAAAAAATGAACTTGAAAAATTAGGAATAGTTTAGGAGGTATAGAATGCAAGTATTAGATTTTTTAAAAAAAGCAATCGTAGGGTTTGAAGCACAAAAAGATAGACTTGAAAAAATGTATTTAAAATATTTTGGCATAAAACCTAATGGATTTTTAGGAACTATACCTCTTTTAGTAATTTCGACTGATTATAGTCAAGACAATGAAATAACAGGCTACAAATCGTATTTAAAAGATAATTTTAATGAAAATATGTTTGTAAATCCGTATACATTAAAAATTGAGGTGATTTTACACGGCAAAGAGTGGAAAGATGAACTTGAGAAATTAGTTAAAGAATCAAAAAAAAGGAATTACACAACATTTATGTATACTAAATTCGATAAGGTGTATGCTCCACTCGCAATAACTAGTGTCAGTTACTCAGAAAATTATCAAAATTATACTAGCATAAAAGTTTCAATAAATTTAAAAGAAGTAAATTTGTTAAAATTTACTACAACTGACGGAAAGACTACAACGAGTGCTTATGATCCAGGAACTAATACCCAAAATCGAGAAATGTCTGAAGTTTCAATGAGCGAATCAATGAAAGGTGGACTTGGAGATGATCCTAGAACAGGAGATATTAAAGCATGAGAAAATTATATAGTTTTGATATTTTATATAAGAAAAATAAAAAAAGTAGTTATAGAATTTTATTAGGCGATGGAGAAAAAACGTTGTTAGTTACATTGGAAATTTACAATATAAAAGAACTTTGGTATTTAGATATAAAAACTGATAATGAAAATTTACATATGGGTCAGAGAATTAATGCATACGAAGATTTGTTCTTATTGTGCAGAAGACGATATAAAGAATTTCCAAATGTCAAAATGATAGCTTTGCCAATCAATTTGAATGGCTTTGATGTTGAGTTTACAACAGAAACAGCTGGAATATTACAGGATATTATGGTGGTGGTTTAATGGCTGAGAACATAGGAAATGCAAAAAATAACGGAGTAAATAATAATAATTACTATATTTTGTGGGACAGATATGCAAAAGTAACTTTTAAAGTAAAAAATGGAGATGAAACAGAGGAGATCGAATTTGAAAGATTTCAAGTTGAAAATGGAGTTGATTATTCGCCAGATTTCGAGATACAAACTGAATTTGATATAACAGAAAGCACTAATATTGCTAAAATAGTTATTTATAATTTAACAGATGAAATGATTAAAAAATTAAAAAAAGGTATCGAAGTAGTTATTGAAGCTGGGTATTGGAATGATGGAGTAAATAAGGATATTGGTGTTATTTATAAAGGGATTATTGAGAGTTTGAAAGGAAGTTGGAGCAACGCTGATAAGAAATTTGAAATAACTTGTAACACTTTTAATGATGAATACAAGGATACAAAAATAAATCTTAAAACTGGAAAAGGAACAAAAGCTAGTACAATAATAAAATTAATTTTATCAAATTTGGATAAATTAAAAGCTGGAACAATAGAGCTTGGTAAGGATATTGATTATAAAGATGGAAAAACAATGCATAACAACGTAAAACACATCTTTAAAGAAATAGCAAAAGACACTAAAAGCGTTTTTTTTATAACGAATGGAGTTGTTACTTTTCAACCGCGAGATAAGATAAATAGAGGTATT
Proteins encoded in this window:
- a CDS encoding phage baseplate protein, whose protein sequence is MQVLDFLKKAIVGFEAQKDRLEKMYLKYFGIKPNGFLGTIPLLVISTDYSQDNEITGYKSYLKDNFNENMFVNPYTLKIEVILHGKEWKDELEKLVKESKKRNYTTFMYTKFDKVYAPLAITSVSYSENYQNYTSIKVSINLKEVNLLKFTTTDGKTTTSAYDPGTNTQNREMSEVSMSESMKGGLGDDPRTGDIKA
- a CDS encoding DUF4406 domain-containing protein; its protein translation is MKIFISQPMRNKSHANIEQEREKIVSRLKEEYGEIEIIDSVFPMIPGKRNSSLRYLAKSLELMCNADIVVFAQGYEYARGCKIEYECAVKYGLAVKIL
- a CDS encoding phage protein; translation: MSTKQYNVDNVKIVLTAAGIPYAITCRHEDGFEDDPNTESSSSTIASCGQKVVNVSVDESVSITLSLLYGSSEHRTMERLHKLWKGNKGLFPMFMVITDTNTNETYIYNGVSFKKKAALKYANESGTEARAWEFEAESRELVI
- a CDS encoding phage tail tape measure protein gives rise to the protein MASGVGVTYELEFVIKDKNAKQWIQSMQKEAEKLAKTLDKVSLNNFNKQIQNMQKHLQAQGDKLKSQMKTAQEMMKTLGTGKTVKSGLDNVKKETQEAKKKMDDLNKAKEAVGKSVKNPLGNVAKGADSAMKKVKGLLNKVRDGALYKAGSFITQAGMEALQEYGQTDYELRGASAKTGGYGVDLKEYRRLTKKVGGDTKFNNLDVAQAINSGATLGIKKDEMKQIIPAAANLAQAFNSDITPALEMVKMHMNSYQLSAKEVQKVTDMIAVTSKNTAADLPRLAEGFKYVGASGKALGVPLETVYAMLGKMNDNGLTGSTAGTGLNQMFESLKDLKKRGKLEDLIGKVTDEKGNLQDMVSIVERLKGVTDKMGNADKAGVLKAIFGVQGGRAANTLLNGSIEDLKKLQNEIKNSSGVAKQLSDFMMQGSAGAVETLMGTMSSTFAAVFDSLEPLLVPVAGLFMGIAEAIGQVAEKAPWLLQLVSILGALVIGEMVFNKMKSSIGPFISGIKEAIASVSLLKIVLYGLLAIGLVVIFNMFKQWQDYLQQNADVNKVWTATLQSLGSALGAISDLIMAVVGALFGFSTKSKDAKDKTQIWGMTADEVKQKLESFKEKVDAFAQKVQEMTKWVEQNKETVRLWGTVFLGLAAGIGILWALVAAQSAFNAVAALNPYVLIATAIIAAIMAIVAVIMYLWNTNEGFRNAIITAWNAIAQCWSFVSSVFSGMVGGIINWMTQLWAQSEVFRELITTTWNLIAAIFQLVGAIISGIVMAIINAVSSFIGAIINAYNTNSTFHAVVSAAWSAIGALIPAVIGMIVGGPVGMFIGALVSLYAHNQTARNLINAAWNAIKSAVSSAISAIISRIQSAISAVQGLINAFQSASKLDWDGIKAGGAQFVGGIKGIVTGKHAVGTNNFQAQGGGGMTTIDEHGDEAIWLPNGSMIARNTTTNDILNNLKSIKANTRGGLKESGTVVTNNNHFVFNVSGNDETLNELKNELEKLGIV